The Fragaria vesca subsp. vesca linkage group LG2, FraVesHawaii_1.0, whole genome shotgun sequence genome includes a window with the following:
- the LOC101311341 gene encoding alcohol dehydrogenase-like, with amino-acid sequence MSSTEGKVICCRAAVAWEAGKPLVIEEVEVAPPQANEVRVKILYTSLCHTDVYFWEAKGQNPLFPRIYGHEAGGIVESVGEGVTDLKAGDHVLPVFTGECKECDHCKSEESNMCDLLRINTDRGVMLSDGESRFSIKGKPIYHFVGTSTFSEYTVTHVGCLAKINPKAPLDKVCVLSCGISTGLGATLNVAKPKKGSTVAVFGLGAVGLAAAEGARMAGASRIIGVDLTSNRFEEAKKFGITEFVNPKDHKKPVQEVIAELTNGGVDRSIECTGNIQSIISAFESVHDGWGVAVLVGLPPKDAVFTTHPMNFLNERTLKGTFFGNYKPRTDIPSVVEKYMNKELELDKFITHQLPFSQINKAFDYMLKGEGIRCIITMEE; translated from the exons ATGTCAAGTACTGAGGGAAAGGTCATATGCTGCAGAG CTGCTGTGGCATGGGAAGCAGGGAAGCCATTAGTGATTGAAGAAGTAGAGGTAGCACCTCCTCAGGCTAATGAAGTTCGTGTCAAGATTCTTTATACCTCCTTGTGCCATACTGACGTCTACTTCTGGGAAGCCAAG GGACAAAACCCTTTATTTCCAAGGATCTATGGCCATGAAGCAGGAGG GATTGTGGAGAGTGTTGGTGAAGGGGTGACTGATCTCAAAGCGGGTGATCATGTGCTCCCGGTGTTCACTGGGGAATGTAAGGAGTGTGATCACTGCAAATCAGAAGAGAGTAACATGTGTGACCTGCTCAGGATAAACACAGACAGAGGAGTGATGCTTAGTGATGGAGAATCAAGGTTTTCGATTAAGGGAAAACCTATATACCACTTTGTTGGGACTTCAACTTTTAGTGAGTACACCGTGACTCATGTTGGCTGCCTTGCCAAGATCAACCCCAAAGCTCCTCTAGACAAAGTTTGTGTCCTCAGCTGTGGAATCTCAACTG GTTTGGGAGCTACTCTTAATGTTGCAAAACCAAAAAAGGGCTCAACAGTGGCTGTGTTTGGATTGGGAGCTGTAGGCCTTGCA GCTGCTGAAGGAGCCCGGATGGCTGGGGCGTCAAGAATTATTGGTGTTGATTTGACTTCCAACAGATTTGAAGAAG CTAAGAAGTTTGGTATCACCGAATTTGTGAACCCCAAAGACCACAAGAAACCAGTTCAAGAG GTGATTGCTGAGCTGACCAATGGAGGAGTTGATCGAAGCATTGAATGCACTGGAAATATTCAATCCATTATATCTGCATTTGAATCTGTCCATGAT GGTTGGGGTGTTGCTGTTCTTGTGGGATTGCCACCCAAAGATGCTGTTTTCACGACTCATCCAATGAACTTTCTGAATGAGAGGACTCTCAAGGGAACCTTCTTCGGAAACTACAAGCCACGAACTGACATTCCCTCTGTTGTGGAGAAGTACATGAACAAG GAACTGGAGCTGGACAAATTCATCACCCATCAACTCCCATTCTCACAAATCAACAAGGCGTTTGACTACATGCTTAAAGGGGAAGGTATTCGTTGCATAATTACCATGGAGGAGTGA